In Yersinia enterocolitica subsp. enterocolitica, one DNA window encodes the following:
- a CDS encoding transglycosylase SLT domain-containing protein, with protein MNPKVGCLMAILLLAGCAKQTPPPQANNGWFKKAPEGGFLNAPKSSAGSTTVAYSDVIKQAASHYGVDETLIKAIIQVESGYNPDVVSTSNAVGLMQIKASTAGRDAYRMKGRNGQPSSGELKDPVKNIDIGTAYINILQNQQLAGISDPQTLRYATIVSYANGAGAMLRTFSSDKRLAVNKINSLSPNEFYQHIQKKHPAAQAPRYLWKVDTAYRAMSE; from the coding sequence GTGAATCCAAAAGTCGGTTGCCTAATGGCAATTTTATTGCTGGCAGGGTGTGCGAAACAAACCCCTCCACCGCAAGCAAATAACGGGTGGTTCAAAAAAGCACCTGAGGGTGGTTTCCTGAATGCACCGAAAAGCAGCGCAGGTTCAACTACAGTTGCGTATAGCGATGTAATTAAACAAGCAGCCAGCCATTATGGTGTTGATGAAACTTTGATTAAAGCCATTATTCAAGTGGAGTCTGGTTATAATCCTGATGTAGTGAGTACTTCAAATGCCGTAGGGCTGATGCAAATTAAAGCCTCTACTGCGGGTCGTGATGCGTACCGTATGAAAGGGCGCAATGGTCAACCCAGTTCTGGTGAATTAAAAGATCCGGTGAAGAATATTGATATTGGGACGGCTTATATCAATATTTTGCAAAATCAGCAGTTAGCGGGAATTAGTGATCCGCAAACATTACGCTATGCAACTATCGTTTCTTATGCCAATGGTGCGGGGGCGATGCTGCGGACGTTTTCTTCAGATAAACGCCTGGCAGTGAATAAAATTAATAGTCTTAGCCCGAACGAATTTTATCAGCATATACAGAAGAAACATCCGGCCGCACAAGCGCCACGTTATTTGTGGAAAGTCGATACCGCTTACCGGGCGATGTCAGAGTAA